Genomic segment of Lemur catta isolate mLemCat1 chromosome 2, mLemCat1.pri, whole genome shotgun sequence:
CTTCACCTCAATGGGCTAGTGCCCAGTTTAACTGATGGTCACATATTTTGACCGTCAGCCCTGACTGCAAGGGGCAGCCAAGCACAGTAGCTGTTCTCTTTTTCCGTCCCAGGCCTGGCACTCCTGCTGCCTCCGACCACGCTGGCAGCCCTGGCAGACAGCTGGCTCCGGGAGGACTGCCCAGGCCTCAACTACGCAGCCTGGGTCGCGGGGGCAGCCCCCTCGCAGGCTGCGCTGTGGGCCAAATCCCCCGGGCTACTGGCAGGGCGGCCTTTCTTCGATGCCATCTTTGCCCAACTCAGCTGTCAGGTCTCCTGGTTCCTCCCTGAGGGATCAAAGCTGGTGCCAGTGGCCAAGGTGGCTGAGGTCCGGGGCCCTGCCCACTGCCTGCTGCTGGGGGAACGGGTGGCCCTTAACACTCTGGCCCGCTGCAGTGGTGTGGCCAgcgctgctgcagctgctgtAGAGGCCGCCAGGGGCACCGGCTGGACTGGGCACGTGGCTGGCACGAGGAAGACCACGCCAGGCTTCCGGCTGGTGGAGAAGTACGGGCTCCTCGTGGGTGGGGCCGCCGCGCACCGCTATGACCTGGGAGGGCTGGTGATGGTGAAGGACAACCACGTCGTGGCAGCCGGTGGTGTGGAGAAGGTACTTGTCCTACtgagcccctgccctggccctggcccagccctcccctcctcacGCCCTCCCCCACCAGATCCCCAAGGCCTCCCCCCCCAGCCTGGTGCAGAGCCGGGGGCTGGAGTCAGGGTGCCAGGCTCCTCCCTCGCTGCCTCCTCTGCAGCCCGGGGCTGGATTgctccttctctttgttcttcgcCTTGGATGATGTTCAAGAACAAAGGCTAAACCGCTGGGAAGCCGGTGCTGATCACTCCAGCCCTCTGCACCTGTTTCCCCATCTGCGCAGTGTCCTGGGAGATCCTTCTGGTTTTAATATTCTGAGTCAAATGGAACTCAGGTCCAAATGCCAAATATTGCTAACATGTGGCCGTTTTTACACCCACAAGTGTGGTAATTTCACGTGGCATAACCTAATATAAAACATCCCAATATCTGGTTTCCTCATGGACCCCAAGCTCACCGACCATCTGGGGCCTTTTGAATGCTGGTCCCAGCTCCCTGCTCCGCAGGGCCAGGTGCCATCCGGGCCTCACCACCGCCCTCCCGCTGCCCGGCAGGCGGTGCAGGGCGCCCGGCAGGCGGCCGATTTCGCGCTGAAGGTCGAGGTGGAGTGCAGCAGCCTGCGGGACGCGGTGCAGGCGGCCGAGGCAGGGGCCGACCTCGTCCTGCTGGACAACTTCAGGCCGGAGGTGAGGCGGGCTCTGCTTCCGGGGAGGGGCCTGCAGGGGGCTCTCACTGCCCTGGCTCGTGTCCTGCAGGAGCTGCACGCCACGGCTGCCGCGCTGAAGGCCCGGTTCCCGAGTGTGGCCGTGGAAGCCAGCGGAGGCGTCACGCTGGGCAACCTCCCTCAGTTCTGTGGGCCCCACATCGATGTCATCTCTTTGGGGATGCTGACCCAGGCCGCCCCGGCCCTCGATTTCTCCCTCAAGCTGTTTGCTGAAGTGCCCCACGCTCCCCAGTCCTAAGGCCGAAGGAGATGACACTGGCAGTGGGTTAACGTGGCTTGCCGGCACCCTGGAGGTCACTGGCCAGCAGGGCACACTTGGCGTTACCCTGGGCTCaactccagctctgccacctactgcTCGTGTGTCCCGGCGGGGCTGACTTCACCTCTGCtcacctcagtttcctaatctgcaaaatgggactaATGAATGATTAACCTCTTGGAGTTTTTGGAGTGGTAATTAACATATAGTAAGTGATCAGTAAATGCTAAAACTTATCATAGTTCATTTATTCTaagatgcacatttttttcaCGTGTGCAGAAGTCACCCTGAATCAACGGTGTCTCACCGTCACTGTCAGCCAGGCTGCTGTCCCCACGAAGCCACTGTGGCCTGTGCATGCCTCTCGTACATACAGAGGGTCCTTGACTTGGGATGGTTCAACTTACGACTTTTTGGCTTCACAGTGGTGCAAAAGCGTGCACCTTCAGTAGAAGCTGCACTTCGAGTACCCAACacagccattctgtttttcacttcaGTACAGTATTTAGTAAATTATATGGGATATTcaacactgtattttaaaataggctttgtgttagataattttgcGCAACTGTAGGCTAacgtaagtgttctgagcacatttaaggtaggctaagctaagctatgatgtttggcaGGTTAGgcgtattaaatgcattttcaacttaagatattttcaCCTTATGAGGGGCTTATCAGACCTAACCctattgtaagtcaaggagcatctgtatgtGATAAAAATCTATGTTGAAATAGGCCAAAAGAGCTCTTTCAACATGTGTAAAATAGAACTTATAAACAATAAGAAAGCATCGGTCATAGTTTAACTGACTATTTGAGCAATAGTGTGTGTGTGCTACACTCAGTGGCATCTTATATTTGATGATGTGGCAGCAGGTCTCGTCTTCAGCTAGAACGTTCCACTTGGTCAATGCCCATGTTGTACCAGTTATTAAGAATTTGGCCTCTCACTTTTGGCTACTGTGGTTGGCTCTTTGGTGGAGGCGAGAGTCTGTCTGTTCCTCACTTCTAGGGTCTCCCACAGACTCCACCACGCATCCTCTTCTGAGTAAAAGACACCCCCCAATTCGGTGCCGAGGCCTTCTAGGATCTGGTCCCGTGGGGCTGATATTTGCTGGGGGAGGATGACAGATGCGGAGCAGCTGAGCCCAGAGCAGAGGTCAGCGGAAGGAGTGAGGGACAGGGTCGGGCAGTTCCATGTTCCAATGTCAAACTTCCTTCCTCGCCACGCCAGGACTCCAGGATCTAGGCAGAGGGCCTAAGGCCAGCTTCCCAGAGGGACACACACACTCATGGTCCCCTCACCTTCATGGCTGCCCTTACCCTCACCCAAGCCTAGGGCTCTCCTCTTTCTAATCCTAATCCATCTAGGGTCGCTCCGGGAGGAGCAGGGACATGAGAGGTCCTTAGGTGAAGGTGATGCCCAGTGTGACTCCTCCTCCAGCAGGACCCCATCGGGAGCTGCCTCTCTCCCCCCAGGACCCACTCCCTTCTCCGTCCTTTGCCGCTAGAGAGAGACAGCTCTTGCCCATAAAGGCTCATTCCCCATGGGGTCTCAGGGTCCTGGTCTCCCTTGAAGGAAGTACCCTACCCCTTTGTCCCTTCTTCAACCCTGGACACTGGCAAGGTGCCTGGGAAGGCAGTAGCTAAAGGAAACAATGAGCTAATAGAGATGAAAGCCCCAGATAGGCCAAGACCTTCATTCTTCACTCACCAAACCTGCATCAGGTGCCTGCCATGGGCAGACTCTGAGCATGCAGGGGGGAGAGTCATTGGGCAGAGATGCTGGACCCAGCTGGAGGCTGCCTTTGGTGATGCCCTGAGTCAAAGGGGCGATTCCCACAGGACGCAGCCCAGAGGTGCCCCTGGAGCTCACCTGTCCTCTCTAGTCCCCACCTCTAGCCTGGTGCTCCTGTCCTTCCTCAAGGGAAAATATGGACGTGCTCAGGTGAACTGCAGCTCCGGACGCCCGAAGGGGAAGAACCGAATCCCCACAGAACCAGGAGCAATGCTGGGCGTCAGGGCAGGAAAGTTGGGCCTGGGGTGATCTGAGAACTGGAAGCGAACACCTGGGATCCAGGAGGGAATCAGACCCTGACAGAGGGAGAAATGAGGAGTCTGTACCAGGGGCGCAAACTCTAGTGCCTCCAGGATAAACGAAATGGGGGAAGCTGGAATAAGACAGAAGGGAGAGTGCACGTTGCACCCACAGCAGTCCAGTTAAAAAAGAACCTGCCAGGCTGAGTCTTAAGGTCACCCTTGAATGAAATGAGTCAGCCCTACAAGAACCCCAGATCTGAGAGCTGGAGAGTGAATTCCATTAccagagggagaggaaatggCTCCTGGGCCGCAAGTGCAACACAAGCCCTCtgtgcgggggtggggagggggtggggaggtggattTCCAGGCAAAAGAGACTGTGTGGGCCAAGGCCCAGAGGTAGTAAATGGCTTGGATTGTCTGGTGTAAGATTTGAAGCCAGGATTGGGAAAGGCAAGATGGCTAGGAGATGGGCTGGAGCCAGACCACAAAATGGTAGGTCAGAGGATTTGGACTCTGTCCTAAGAACAGATTCAAGCTGGAAAGTGAGGTAAGCATATTTGCAGTTTAGAGTGAGTCTGCTTGCAGGAAGATGGATTTGCAGGGCCAGAGTGGCCACAGGGAGAGCAGGAGGCAGCTGTTCTAGAGGACTTGGACGTGGGGCACAGCCGTGGGTTAGAGAGAAGGGAATGTAGGCAGAGGATACGGCGTCTGCAAAGGcaaggagggcagagggagcccGATGGTTCAAGGCAGGCAGAAGGGTTGGGTGTGGCTGTGGGTGGGGAGATGGGCATGGACAGTGGAAGCGGGATCTCACCCCTCACCTGGCCTTCCCTTGTCCATCTAGCTACACTTCCTCCTTTCCTGGCAAGCCTGGGACCAGGCTGGGGTTATTTCCCCTGCTGTCCTACAGCCAGTGTGAAGCTCTTTCAGCAAATGTGCCCATCACATTGGTTTCTTCGTGAAGATGATGTGCTGCTGTCAGTATATGATGCGTCCTCAGTGCTGGCTGGTGGATGAAAGGAACAAGCAGCGACCAAGGGCCCTTGCCTAGCATGTGTAGGTCTCTTTCCTCCTGTGAACGCTTGTGAGAGGGGGGTGTTGGCATCTCCATATTAccatgaggaaattgaggctttaTGAAGTTAAGAGAGCGATTAGGGTCAAACAATAAAATGGTGGAGCAGAGTTTGAAATctgtgtcattcattcattcagttaacatttactgaacacctgctATGTTCCAGGAGCCATTCTAGACGCTGTATATGCAACAATGAGTAAATGGATaaaaatccctgtcctcatgggGTTGATATTCTAGTATGGGGTTAGGGAGGAATAGACAATGAAAAGTTCTTAAGGAAAAGTATGTAGGCTACCCAACGTCAACTCCCCTCACAGCCACCAGGGGACACTGCTACCACACGCCGCCCCGTCCCCTCGGCCTGCGTCTCCCTTCTGGATTCCTAAGGCGACAGGCAAGGAGGCTGTGGTGCTAAGTACAGCGTCTGCTCAAGAACGAAAGCTGAGGAGGAATTTGCAGCGCTTTTTTCTTCCACCCACTTTCAGAAGCTTAATCCCCTCATCGGATCCCCACCCAGCTGCCCAAGGCACCGGTACCGCAGTGACTTTTCAAAGCCCTGTGTACTCCAAGTTCACAAGCAGCTCACACTCACTCGCCAGCCCACCCGTCCTCTTCCATTCACCCACCTGTCCAACCACCCCTTCCATACGCTCTCTTGGTTACCGACTTACCCCACCCACCCTCTCAGCAGATACCCACCCTTCTCATCCTCCCACCCTCTGCTT
This window contains:
- the QPRT gene encoding nicotinate-nucleotide pyrophosphorylase [carboxylating] isoform X2 translates to MDAEGLALLLPPTTLAALADSWLREDCPGLNYAAWVAGAAPSQAALWAKSPGLLAGRPFFDAIFAQLSCQVSWFLPEGSKLVPVAKVAEVRGPAHCLLLGERVALNTLARCSGVASAAAAAVEAARGTGWTGHVAGTRKTTPGFRLVEKYGLLVGGAAAHRYDLGGLVMVKDNHVVAAGGVEKAVQGARQAADFALKVEVECSSLRDAVQAAEAGADLVLLDNFRPEELHATAAALKARFPSVAVEASGGVTLGNLPQFCGPHIDVISLGMLTQAAPALDFSLKLFAEVPHAPQS
- the QPRT gene encoding nicotinate-nucleotide pyrophosphorylase [carboxylating] isoform X1, which codes for MDAEGLALLLPPTTLAALADSWLREDCPGLNYAAWVAGAAPSQAALWAKSPGLLAGRPFFDAIFAQLSCQVSWFLPEGSKLVPVAKVAEVRGPAHCLLLGERVALNTLARCSGVASAAAAAVEAARGTGWTGHVAGTRKTTPGFRLVEKYGLLVGGAAAHRYDLGGLVMVKDNHVVAAGGVEKGQVPSGPHHRPPAARQAVQGARQAADFALKVEVECSSLRDAVQAAEAGADLVLLDNFRPEELHATAAALKARFPSVAVEASGGVTLGNLPQFCGPHIDVISLGMLTQAAPALDFSLKLFAEVPHAPQS